The sequence TTCTGCTGTCCAGGAAGCCCATCTTCTTCGCGCGCCTTAGCCTGTCCGGCGTGAGACCCTTCTTCAGCTCGTCCTCCATCTCGATTATGTTCTGGATTCTCTCGATGAAGTACGGGTCGATCATGCTCAGCTGCGAGATCTCATCCACAGAGAAACCACGCCTTAGAGCCTGATATATCGCAAATAGCCTCTCATCTGTCGGCGTTCTGAGAAGCTCTCTCACATCTTCATCTGTCCACGGTGTGTACTTGCCGTTGTATCCCAGATCTATGTCTATGTCAAGAGACCTGATGGCCTTCATGAGCGCCTCCTCGTAGCTCCTGCCTATGGCCATCACCTCTCCAGTGGACTTCATCGATGTTGTGAGCGTTCTATCTGCTTTGACGAACTTGTCAAACGGCCATCTCGGGATCTTTATGACAACATAATCGACGGTCGGCTCGAAGGATGCCGGGGTCTCCTTCGTCACATCATTTCTGATCTCGTCGAGGGTGAGGCCGATGGCTATCTTGGCAGTGACACGCGCTATCGGATAGCCTGTGGCCTTTGATGCAAGAGCTGAGGATCTTGAGACGCGCGGGTTGACCTCGATAACCCTGTACTCGCCGTTTCTGACCGCGAACTGTATGTTGCATCCTCCTTCGATCCCCAGAGCCCTTATGATGTTTATCGCAGCAGATCTCAGCATCTGTATCTCATGATCCGAGAGCGTCTGTATGGGCGTGACGACTATCGACTCTCCGGTGTGAATCCCCATGGGATCCATGTTCTCCATGTTGCAGATTGTGATGCAGGTGTTGTTCGAGTCCCTCATCACCTCGTACTCCACCTCTGTCCACCCTATCACGCTCTCCTCGAGGAGCACCTGATGTATGCGGGACCTCTTCAGGCCCATCTCGCATATCCGCATCAGATCCTCGCGGGTCCTTGCGATCCCTCCGCCGCTGCCTCCAAGTGTGTACGCGGGCCTTACGATCAGAGGAAGGCCGAGCTCCTTCATCGCCTCCTCCGCCTCCTCGAGGCTTGTGACAGCAACGCTCCTGGGCACAGGCTCTCCGATGCGCTCCATCGCCTTCTTGAAGAGATCCCTGTCCTCGGCCTCCTGGATCGATCTCACCTTCGTGCCGAGCACCTCGACACCGTATCTCTCCAGAACGCCCATCTCCGCGAGCTCGCTCGTTATGTTCAGACCTGTCTGTCCGCCTATTCCAGCTATTATTCCATCAGGGCGCTCCTTCTCTATGATCTTCGCAACGATCTCCGGCACCAGGGGCTCGATGTAGACCTTGTCCGCCATATCCGGATCGGTCATTATCGTTGCCGGGTTTGAGTTGACGAGGACAACCTCCACGCCCTCCTCGCGGAGGGACTTGCACGCCTGCGAGCCCGAGAAATCGAACTCCGCTGCCTGTCCGATCTGGATAGGCCCGGACCCTATGAGGAGGACCTTCTTGATGTCTGGGCGCTTCGGCATCTCAATCGCCTCCGGACGCTATCTTTAAAACAGAGCTGAAGAACGGATCCTCGGTGCACATCGGTCCTGGATGCGCCTCGGGATGATACTGCACTGCCAGGATCCTCAGGTACCTGCTCCTTATCCCCTCAACAGTCCCATCGTTCGCATTCAGCTGGGTTATCTCAAGATCTGTACCCTCAACAGACTCTGGAACAACTGCAAAGTTGTGGTTCTGCGATGTTATGTAGACAATCCTTTTCTCGAGATCCTTCACCGGCTGGTTGCCTCCGTGATGGCCGAACTTCAGCTTGAAGGTCCTCGCGCCCAGCGCCAGCGAGATTACCTGATGACCCAGGCATATGCCGAATATCGGCATCGATCCTGCGAAATGCCTGACGGCCTCTATGGCGCCCACCGCCCTCTCAGGGTCTCCGGGTCCGTTTGATATGAAGAGACCATCTGGCTCAACCGCCTCTATCTCCGAGATGCTCGAATGCGCGGGAAGAACGTGAAGATCGAAGCCGCGACACTCCAGGCTCTTGAGTATGTGCCGCTTTATCCCGAGGTCTATCACCGCCAGCCTGGGGCCATCTCCTTTTATTCTATACGAACTTCCGCATGTGACCTCGCTCAGCAGATCCAGTGACGATATCGAGGGCTGATCCCTGGCGAGCTGCACCACATCAATACCCCTCACCTCAGACTCCCCAACAGCGAGAGCCGCCTTCATGGCGCCCAGCCTTCTTATCTTGACCGTGAGCATCCTGGTGTCCACGCCGTGGATCCCGGGCCTTCCCTCATCCACAAGAAACTCCTCGAGTGTTCTGCTCGACCTGTGATGCCTCGGGCTCGGCCAGATGTGCCTGCAGACCATCCCCCTGGGCCACATGCGATCCGACTGAAACTCATCACCGCTCACGCCGTAGTTGCCCTGCAGCGGGTATGTGAAGAGCAGGATCTGCCCGTTGTATGAGGGATCTGTGAGCGCCTCCTCATATCCAGACATCACCGTGGTGAAAACGATCTCTCCGGTTACGATCCCTGGGGCACCAAAACCGTAGCCCTCTACCAGCGTGCCATCCTCTAACCCTAAGACCCCAATCATAGTATCGCCACCACAAGCAATGAGGTGATCTAAATATGTTTCGATGATCTGTAGATCATACGGAGCCCCGAAAGTCCTGACTTTATATACCCAATCATCCTGGGTGAGAAACTGCAACAGGGCAGCAGAGCTGAACGATCACATGACTCTGCATATCGTTCAAAAGAAAATCAAAAACAGAAGCAAAAACTGATGAGACGGATGCGAGCGTCCCTGCAGCTGAGCATTTATGGAGACATCATCTGAGAGCGGATCATCAAAATAGAAAGCGCAAAGGAGATCCGGATCGGATCTCCCAGCATCACTGACCGCTTGTTATGACCTTTATCCCGACAGGAGTCTTCGCTATGCTCCCCATCTTCGCTCCTATCAGGTAGTCCAGGCCCTTCTCAGCCGCGATATCGAGAAGCCTCTGGGTGATCACTCCATCGAATATCACGCCATGAACGCTGCCATTTGACTCCTTCAGCTCCCTCGCAAGGTCCCTCACGGCCACGTCCCTTATCGGGTTGTTGTTCCTGTCGAAGAGCCTTGCAGTGAGCGTTCCATCGAGCTCTTCGACGTGATGCTTGAACCAGTCCTCAGGCTCCTCGGCCTCGATCTCCGGCTCCTCGTAGTGCTCATGGGCCTCCTTCTGGACCACTCTTGTCTGGATCTCAGGCGGTGGGGCTATCTCAGCACGATGCGCTATGGGGACCACCTGGGCGACGGTCCTGACAGAGACGGGCCTCTCCCTTATCAGGCTCTTCCGCTTGGCCACAATCTCCCGCTTCTTCCTCGCAATCGGCTTGATCTTGTACATGTCCATGACCTGCTCGACCGGGATCTTCTGGCGGAGTGCGCGTATGATCTCCTTCTGCGTCAGCTCCTCCACGCATTTGCCCTCGGGCGCACGGGCGACGTAGTCTATATCCGCGACCTGGAGGAGTTCCTTGACGATGAGCTCACCGCCGCGGTCGCCATCTGTGAATGCCGTGGCGATCTTCTTCGAGCAGAGCTCTGTGATCGTGGGCGGTATGTTCGTCCCGCCAACAGCGACAGCGTTCTTTATGCCGTACTTGAGAAGGTTCAGGACATCTGCCCGGCCCTCCACAACAAGAATCGCATCCGAGTCAAGTACATTCGGACCCGCGGGCAGGTTGTCCTTGCCTATGTAGGTGATCTCCTCCACCCTCACAGACTGCTTTATCTCCTCGGTGATCTGCTCCGTCTCCAGGATGTTCTCATCGAACATCTCCACCAGTATCCTCTTCGCCCTGTCTATGATATACTTCCTCTTCGCAGCCCTTACATCCTCTATCTTTGTAACCTGTATCCTTGCCATGCATGGCCCAACCCGGTCTATGGTCTCAAGGGCTGCAGCCAGGATAGCGGTCTCGACCTTATCGAAGCTCGAGGGTATGGAGATCGTGCCCATCGACTTACCGCCGCTTGAGGATATCTGGACGTCTATCCTGCCAAGCCTTCCTGTTTTCTGAAGATCCCTGAGATCAAGATCGCTGCCCAGCAGCCCCTCCGTCTGGCCGAATATCGCTCCCACAACATCAGGCCGCTCTACTATGCCATCTGCAGTGATATCAGCGTAAATTATATATTTTGTTGTGTCAACATTCTGCATATAAGACACCCCAAATTTTAAAATAGTTAGATAAAAGTCACGCAGACCTTCACTGCCCGACAGGGAGACCTACCCACACTGTATCGGCGTCACCCAACTGCTTCACCCTGCACAGTCCTTCAGCCAAAATACCCTTCAGGTGCCCTTCCTATCGAGCTGTAATGATCATGAACGTGCATTTATCCAACTATTCCCATGCTCGTGTATCAGCTTTATGGATTATGTGATAACTGCCCACTGTGGTCCTACCGAGCTCTCATGTGAGACAGAACGCTCTTATAATAGCTCCCACGCGAGCATCTATCAAAAGGTAAGGGGCAAAACTAGTTTAATAACTTTTTGGTACCACCGCATCAGCATATATTTTATACTACTAATACAATAAAAACAGACCCCTCTCTGTATGCAATACTTTCACCTCTGCTCCGGATTCGAGCTTCATCCCGGCCGGGCGGATCGCGAGCACGGTCCGGTAGCTCTCCGGATCCAGAACCTCAACCACGCTCTCATCTACGGAGATCACAACACTCTTCCTGGCCTTCGAGCTGTCCCCTATGATCTCCGCAGCATCGGCCTCCTCTTCAGATATGTAGAACCTCTCGCCCTTATCCAGGGATATGACAGCTGTCCTTCTCCCCTCAAACCCCACCACCTCCATCACCGCACCCTTTGAGTATATCACATCGCCCTTCCTGAGCCTGGGAAGGCGCACGAGCATGGTGGTTCTGAAGAGATCCTTTCCGTCCCTGCATCCCACAAGCTTCACAGATTCCTGAACTCTGCCGCCAAACCTCTGGGCGATGGTTTTTGCTATATGCCTTCCAAGCTGTGTGGAGCCCACAATGATATCTATGCCGCCCCGGACGTCCTTTATATCCTGAATGAACGCGAGCCTGTCGCCCTTTTGATATCCGGCTGCTGCAAGGCTCTGGGCGATCTCCCTGGCCTCGGAGAGATCGCTCTCCTCCGGCGGCCTCTCCCTTCCCCTCACCTGGACTATGCCCTCGAAGTACCTGCCGGCGATCCTGCTGCATCTGTCACATGTGCGTCTTGATACCCTGACCCTCACCTGGCACTCCGCATGCACTGCAGTGCCCCTGAACATGCCGCTAAGATGGACATCTGCCACGAACCTCGTGGATCCTCTGGGATGCAGAAGGATCTCCAGCTCGACATCCTCAAGCTCGTGGTGTACAGAGATCTCCCTGAAGAGGGCATTTCTTATGAGCTCATCCAGATCCGAATCCGGATGCCTCCACCTTCCCCTCTCCAGGATCGATCCGCAGACAGGGCAGACGACGAGCTCGATCTGGTCCGGGCAGATCATGAACTCTGTCGTCTCGAGAATGCAGGAGAGGCAGAGTCCGTCATCAGATGCCCCACCGCATCTGGGACATATGCTCCTCACATTCGCACCATCTGGGCACACGGAACCCCATCGATATGCAGAACGTTCTCGCGATCGACATACTCGAATGCTATCGCCCATCCGACAGCTCTCTCCCCGACGAAGTTCGCCATCGTGGCCTCCTCGAGGGCCCTCTCGAGCATCGCCGCCGAAGCCAGCTCCTGGCCGAAAAAGCTCACGCTGACCTCGAGCTGGAGATCGTTCTCCGTGAACCTCTGTCCGAGCAGCTCGCTGTCGCATACGGCAACCAGGACCTCCCCGCCGATCGTGTACGTCCTGAGACACATCGAGAGCTCATCGTAATCTCCTGGTGCACCGCTATTCATCATCATGCTCTCAATCTCTTCATATGTCATGAATGGTTTATATCTCCTCCTGCCCGCCAGGAGTCTTCAGGGTAACAAAGCCGTGGTTTGTGACTGTGGTTGTGAGAACCATATCGAGCGAGCCTCCAGGGCTGGATGTGTTTCTGGTGAAGCTCCTGGACTCGCCGGGGCAGAGCTGGAAGATCTCGCCCATGTGCTTCAGATTCACACAGCCATCCTCGATGCCCAGAATCTCGAACTGATCGGTCTCGTTCGTCTCAATCGTTGATACCTCCGCGCTGTACGGCAGCTTCACCGCGCTGAGCATGCTGCTCGCACCACCGCCGAGATCTCCTGAAAGCGATATGCCTGTTCCTACTATGAGTTCCGCATCATCCACGCCATCTATGGGCATCATCGACCTGAGCATGCCTCCTTCCAGCGAGTACGTGGGGAAATCAATCATGATCCTCGGGCCCGGTCCAGTCCTGGCGATGCCGTGCTCGACCGTCCATATCTCCAGAAAGAGGCTCTCTCCCCTGCCGGCTGTCACACCTTCTTCACGCCTGTCTATTCTGATCACACCACCATCGACCGCGACAAGGATCTGATCCCCCAGAAATGTTATCGATCCAGGGTTGCTCAGACCCGTTGCTATATCACGGGCGCTTTTATTCATGATCGATGTTACCCTGTCTGAGTGGGAGATCAGCAGCGCACCGTTGCTGAACGCCAGCCCTCTTACACGCCCGTCAACCTCGAACCGGTCCAGAACCGTCCCGTCCGGTGATATTCTCAGGATCTCTGTTGTATCGCTGCCGGCTCTGTAGATCGCAGCATAGAAATCATCGCCAGAGGTTGTCAATGCATCCGGCCTTCCTCCGCTCCAGACCAGCGTGCCCGCTGCAGATGATGGTGAAGACATCAGGACAAGCAGGAGAACCAGAGCCAGCGCTCTCATACTCCACCTCAGTATGTCTGGAGCTCCCCGCGGAAGATCATCTGCTGAACCCTGGGGATGTTCTCGAGCCACCTCTCGGTTATCTCCTCCGCCCTGGAATGTGCTGAACTCAAACCCACTCCATCCTTCAGCACGAGCTGCACAGATGCGATGTGCGGCTGGCTGATGGGCTTGCCGATCTGTGAGAGTATCTTCACGTAAACCTCCTCCACGCCATCAACCTCCTCGGCGATCTCCTTTGCTATGAGGTTTGAGAGGAGGTTGTAGATCTTGCCGACGTGGTTGATCGGGTTCTTTCCGGATGTCGCCTCCAGGCTCATCGGCCTGTTCGGGGTGATCAGGCCGTTTGCACGGTTGCCCCTGCCCACAGCACCATCATCCCCCATCTCTGCAGAGGTGCCTGTGACAGTTATGTACACAGAACCGGTGGCTATGTTATCGCCGACGTTCATCTGAACTTTAACCCTGCGTTTTGTCATCGACTGCGCCTTAGCTGAGATCTCCTCCACGATCTCTTTCTTCGTCTCCACATAGTGATCGAGGTCATCGATGTATCTGTCGACCATTGCGCATGCGATCGTGAGATAGATCGTATCGTCCTCCCTGAGACCCATGACCTTGATATCCTCCCCTATAGCAGGTATCCTGCTCCTGAGCGAGAGAAGCTCCTGCTCAGTGCTGTAGACTATCCTCTCAGTCTCGGATAGCGGTGCGTATCCCACGCCGTATGATGTATCATTCGCGCTCGGCACAGTGGATGTATCTCTGTCGAATATCTCACAGAGATCTGCAGAACCTGTGCCGATCTTGCAGTCGATGATGACATGCGTATCCAGATCGAGGTTTCTCAGGGCTCTCTTGAGATGGCTTCGTGCAGTTCTCAGAGCTATCGCGTCCACAGGCACCTCAACATCCCCGCATACCCGCGTCGCCCTGCCTGTGAGCAGTATGTACTGGGGCTGGATGACCTCCCCGCCGCCAAAGGCCGGCCTGGAGCGCCCCGCCACTATCTGTATCTTGTCGGTGTTGTGGTGAAGCACCCTGCCGAACCTCTCGATGTACTCTCTGCAGAGGGCCCGGCTGATCTCCTCTGCGATGCCATCTGCGACGCTGTCTGGATGCCCCAGTCCCTTGCGCTCCACGACCTCTATATTCTGCTTCTCAACAGGCCTCTGGGTTAGCTCCTCGACCCTGATATTCTTGGTCATGACCCCATCCTCGGTTCAGATCTTCGAGCTCAGATCCACAAGCTCCCTATTAATACTTTGGTCGGGCCGGTGTGCGGCTGCAGTTTTAATTTTGACCGAGAGCATCCCGCGCCAGCCAGATTGGTATATATAAGAGGTATGGAATATGCCGCTCCGATGAGAGCTGCTCTTCTCCAGATCAACACAACCGTCGGGGATATCGAGGGCAATGCGTCTCTTATCAGAGAAGCGGTGGAGTCACTTGATGTGGATCTGGCGGTAACCCCCGAGATGTCTCTGATTGGGTACCCTCCGCGCGATCTTCTGCTGATACCTGGATTTGTGAAAAAGGCCTGGGATGTTCTCAGGAGGCTCGCGCTCGATCTCAAAGATTCTCCGCCAGTGCTCGTCGGGATACCAGAGCCGAACAGAGCCGAGACTGGGAGGCCACTCTTCAACTCTGCTGCTCTTCTCGCAGATGGATCTGTGAATCAGATCTTCCGAAAGACGCTGCTCCCGACATACGATGTCTTCGATGAGGACAGATACTTTGAGCCTGCATCTGGCCCGCAGATTCTGAACCTGAATGGAAGATCGTTTGGCATCACCATATGCGAGGACATCTGGAATGATTCCGATGTCTTCGGGCGCAAAAGGTACCACAGGGATCCTCTGGAGAGTCTGCGCGGAGCTGGCTGTTTTATAAACATGTCAGCATCGCCATTCACGGCAGGAAAGCATCTCAGAAGGGAGATGATGCTCAGCAGCATCGCCCGCAAGTATGAAGTTCCTCTCATCTACGTGAACCAGGTCGGCGGCAATGACGACCTGGTCTTCGACGGCAGAAGCTGCGCCTTCTCTCCGTCAGGAGAGCTAATTGCAAGGGCAGCGGCTTTTGAGGAGGATATCCTCATTGTGGATATCGATTCCTGCAGCGGATCTGTTTCAGGAGACGATTTCTCCCCTGAGTCGGAGATCTGGCGGGCGCTTGTGCTCGGCACCAGGGATTACGTCCGCAAATGCGGATTCAGGTCCGCCGTGATCGGGCTCTCAGGAGGCATCGACTCATCCCTTACAGCGGCGATCGCTGCTGAGGCGCTTGGACCCGAGAATGTGACCGGCGTTCTAATGCCATCTCCATACACCAGCAGTACGAGCATCGATGATGCCCTGGAGCTTGCGAGGAATCTCTGCATCAAAACCATCACGATACCGATAGATGAGATAATGATGGCGTTCGAGCGCACACTGGAGCCGGTTTTCAGGGGTACGAAGAGAGATGTGACCGAGGAGAACATACAGGCGAGGATAAGGGGCAACCTGCTCATGGCCCTATCGAATAAATTCGGGCATATCGTTCTCTCGACAGGGAACAAATCCGAGCTTGCAGTCGGATACTGCACGATCTACGGGGACATGTCAGGAGGATTTGCCGTGCTCTCAGATGTCCCCAAGACAATGGTCTACAGGATAGCGAGGTGGATCAACGCGAGAAGAGCTGTTATACCCCAGAGGGTCCTCGAGAAGGCGCCATCTGCAGAGCTCAGACCTGGCCAGAAGGATCAGGACACTCTGCCACCGTACGATATCCTGGATGAGATTCTGCACAGACACATAGAGCAGCGCCAGTCTGAGGAGGAGATCGTGAGCGCCGGTTTTGATCCTGAGCTGGTGAGGTATGTACTTAGAATGATAAAAACCGCGGAGTTCAAGAGGAAGCAGGCGCCACCAGGGATCAAGGTCACAGACCGCGCCTTCGGGAGCGGGTGGAGGATGCCGATAGCATACAGGATCTAAGCATAGGATTCCGAAAACACTCGTGGGAGATCATAAAGTTGCGTGTCCTTGTGAACATAGAATTCAGATGCTGGTCATATTTTATTCATAAATAATAATCTTAATTGTGTATTCATTTTCCGAAGTACCTCCAAAAGCTTCGCGAATTTACACATTTTAATTACAATTTAAATTTTAAATTTATCAAATACATTACAAAAAACGCTTTCGGAGAGCCACCATCATAAAATAATGGAGATATACCGATTGCGCCGGATGCTTTCAGTCTCCGAAATGTTTATACATAGAAACCATTTAAATATTTCGTGGGGTAGCAGATGAAGGGACTGGGCCTTGTTTGTAGCCCGACTATGCAAAGCTGTATCCGGTTTTCAGCTTGGCTTAGCCTCGGTCTCCTTTTCGTATCCCTCCTGCCATGTACGATACCCTCAGCATGCGCCTGGCCCTTCTGGCTGCCCCTCCCTACCTCCTCCGGCCCGGAACTGGAGATGACAGTCAGAGCGGATTGTACGGATGTCGCCGCTGGAGATGCACTGGATTACACATGCATCCTCCGAAACACCGGAGATCGCGCGCTCTCAAACATATCT comes from Methanothrix sp. and encodes:
- the carA gene encoding glutamine-hydrolyzing carbamoyl-phosphate synthase small subunit, with the translated sequence MIGVLGLEDGTLVEGYGFGAPGIVTGEIVFTTVMSGYEEALTDPSYNGQILLFTYPLQGNYGVSGDEFQSDRMWPRGMVCRHIWPSPRHHRSSRTLEEFLVDEGRPGIHGVDTRMLTVKIRRLGAMKAALAVGESEVRGIDVVQLARDQPSISSLDLLSEVTCGSSYRIKGDGPRLAVIDLGIKRHILKSLECRGFDLHVLPAHSSISEIEAVEPDGLFISNGPGDPERAVGAIEAVRHFAGSMPIFGICLGHQVISLALGARTFKLKFGHHGGNQPVKDLEKRIVYITSQNHNFAVVPESVEGTDLEITQLNANDGTVEGIRSRYLRILAVQYHPEAHPGPMCTEDPFFSSVLKIASGGD
- the dnaG gene encoding DNA primase DnaG, whose protein sequence is MQNVDTTKYIIYADITADGIVERPDVVGAIFGQTEGLLGSDLDLRDLQKTGRLGRIDVQISSSGGKSMGTISIPSSFDKVETAILAAALETIDRVGPCMARIQVTKIEDVRAAKRKYIIDRAKRILVEMFDENILETEQITEEIKQSVRVEEITYIGKDNLPAGPNVLDSDAILVVEGRADVLNLLKYGIKNAVAVGGTNIPPTITELCSKKIATAFTDGDRGGELIVKELLQVADIDYVARAPEGKCVEELTQKEIIRALRQKIPVEQVMDMYKIKPIARKKREIVAKRKSLIRERPVSVRTVAQVVPIAHRAEIAPPPEIQTRVVQKEAHEHYEEPEIEAEEPEDWFKHHVEELDGTLTARLFDRNNNPIRDVAVRDLARELKESNGSVHGVIFDGVITQRLLDIAAEKGLDYLIGAKMGSIAKTPVGIKVITSGQ
- a CDS encoding 60S ribosomal export protein NMD3; the protein is MRSICPRCGGASDDGLCLSCILETTEFMICPDQIELVVCPVCGSILERGRWRHPDSDLDELIRNALFREISVHHELEDVELEILLHPRGSTRFVADVHLSGMFRGTAVHAECQVRVRVSRRTCDRCSRIAGRYFEGIVQVRGRERPPEESDLSEAREIAQSLAAAGYQKGDRLAFIQDIKDVRGGIDIIVGSTQLGRHIAKTIAQRFGGRVQESVKLVGCRDGKDLFRTTMLVRLPRLRKGDVIYSKGAVMEVVGFEGRRTAVISLDKGERFYISEEEADAAEIIGDSSKARKSVVISVDESVVEVLDPESYRTVLAIRPAGMKLESGAEVKVLHTERGLFLLY
- a CDS encoding DUF424 family protein — translated: MTYEEIESMMMNSGAPGDYDELSMCLRTYTIGGEVLVAVCDSELLGQRFTENDLQLEVSVSFFGQELASAAMLERALEEATMANFVGERAVGWAIAFEYVDRENVLHIDGVPCAQMVRM
- a CDS encoding methionine adenosyltransferase produces the protein MTKNIRVEELTQRPVEKQNIEVVERKGLGHPDSVADGIAEEISRALCREYIERFGRVLHHNTDKIQIVAGRSRPAFGGGEVIQPQYILLTGRATRVCGDVEVPVDAIALRTARSHLKRALRNLDLDTHVIIDCKIGTGSADLCEIFDRDTSTVPSANDTSYGVGYAPLSETERIVYSTEQELLSLRSRIPAIGEDIKVMGLREDDTIYLTIACAMVDRYIDDLDHYVETKKEIVEEISAKAQSMTKRRVKVQMNVGDNIATGSVYITVTGTSAEMGDDGAVGRGNRANGLITPNRPMSLEATSGKNPINHVGKIYNLLSNLIAKEIAEEVDGVEEVYVKILSQIGKPISQPHIASVQLVLKDGVGLSSAHSRAEEITERWLENIPRVQQMIFRGELQTY
- a CDS encoding NAD+ synthase, with amino-acid sequence MRAALLQINTTVGDIEGNASLIREAVESLDVDLAVTPEMSLIGYPPRDLLLIPGFVKKAWDVLRRLALDLKDSPPVLVGIPEPNRAETGRPLFNSAALLADGSVNQIFRKTLLPTYDVFDEDRYFEPASGPQILNLNGRSFGITICEDIWNDSDVFGRKRYHRDPLESLRGAGCFINMSASPFTAGKHLRREMMLSSIARKYEVPLIYVNQVGGNDDLVFDGRSCAFSPSGELIARAAAFEEDILIVDIDSCSGSVSGDDFSPESEIWRALVLGTRDYVRKCGFRSAVIGLSGGIDSSLTAAIAAEALGPENVTGVLMPSPYTSSTSIDDALELARNLCIKTITIPIDEIMMAFERTLEPVFRGTKRDVTEENIQARIRGNLLMALSNKFGHIVLSTGNKSELAVGYCTIYGDMSGGFAVLSDVPKTMVYRIARWINARRAVIPQRVLEKAPSAELRPGQKDQDTLPPYDILDEILHRHIEQRQSEEEIVSAGFDPELVRYVLRMIKTAEFKRKQAPPGIKVTDRAFGSGWRMPIAYRI